Proteins from a single region of Pseudomonas sp. BSw22131:
- the prlC gene encoding oligopeptidase A, protein MSANNPLLQSYDLPPFSAIRAEHVKPAIDQILADNRAAIVELLVKQGSQPTWAGLVLAMDELNDRLGAAWSPVSHLNAVRNSAELREAYESCLPALSAYSTEMGQNRELFQAFEALANSPEAAGFDVAQKTILEQSLRDFRLSGIDLPPEQQKRYAQVQSKLSELGSQFSNQLLDATQAWTKLVTDEATLLGLTDSAKAQMAAAAQAKDLDGYLITLEFPSYYAVMTYAEDRALRQEVYAAYCTRASDQGPNAGKNDNGPVMEQILDLRQELASLLGFASFSELSLATKMAESSDQVLSFLRDLAKRSKPFAAQDLEQLKAYAAEQGCPDLQSWDSGFYGEKLREQRYSVSQETLRAYFPIDKVLGGLFAIVQKLYGIEIAEQKGFDTWHPDVRLFEIKENGQHVGRFFFDLYARANKRGGAWMDGARDRRRTLDGVLQSPVANLVCNFTPADSGKPALLTHDEVTTLFHEFGHGLHHLLTRVEHAGASGINGVAWDAVELPSQFMENWCWEPEGLALISGHYESGEPLPQDLLEKMLAAKNFQSGLMMIRQIEFSLFDFELHATHGDGRTTLQVLEGVRDEVSVMRPPAYNRFPNSFAHIFAGGYAAGYYSYKWAEVLSADAFSKFEEDGVLNEETGRAFREAILARGGSQAPMVLFVDFRGREPSIDALLRHSGLSEDAAA, encoded by the coding sequence GTGAGCGCGAACAACCCTCTGTTGCAATCCTACGACCTGCCACCTTTCTCGGCGATCCGCGCCGAGCACGTAAAACCCGCCATTGACCAGATTCTTGCCGACAACCGCGCTGCGATTGTCGAGTTGCTCGTCAAACAAGGTTCGCAGCCTACATGGGCCGGCCTGGTGTTGGCGATGGATGAGCTTAACGACCGCCTTGGCGCAGCCTGGAGCCCGGTCAGCCATCTGAATGCTGTGCGCAACAGTGCAGAACTGCGTGAGGCGTACGAGTCGTGCCTGCCTGCTTTGAGCGCTTACTCCACCGAAATGGGCCAGAACCGTGAGCTGTTCCAGGCCTTCGAAGCATTGGCCAACAGCCCTGAGGCGGCTGGCTTCGATGTCGCGCAGAAAACCATCCTTGAGCAATCGCTGCGTGACTTCCGCTTGTCGGGGATCGACTTGCCGCCCGAGCAGCAAAAGCGTTATGCCCAAGTGCAGAGCAAGCTGTCGGAGCTGGGCAGCCAGTTCTCCAATCAATTGCTTGATGCGACGCAAGCGTGGACCAAGCTTGTTACTGACGAAGCCACCCTCCTCGGCCTGACTGACTCGGCCAAAGCTCAAATGGCCGCTGCGGCTCAGGCCAAAGACCTCGACGGCTACCTCATCACGCTGGAGTTCCCAAGCTATTACGCGGTAATGACCTACGCCGAAGACCGCGCACTGCGCCAAGAAGTCTACGCGGCGTATTGCACCCGTGCGTCGGACCAAGGCCCGAATGCCGGTAAGAATGACAACGGCCCGGTGATGGAACAGATTCTCGACCTGCGTCAGGAACTGGCCAGCTTGTTGGGTTTTGCAAGCTTCTCCGAGTTGAGTCTGGCCACCAAGATGGCTGAATCCAGTGATCAGGTGCTCAGCTTCCTGCGCGATCTGGCCAAGCGCAGTAAACCGTTCGCGGCTCAGGACCTTGAGCAGCTGAAAGCCTACGCTGCCGAACAGGGTTGCCCTGATTTGCAGAGCTGGGACAGCGGGTTTTACGGCGAAAAGCTGCGCGAGCAGCGCTACAGCGTGTCTCAGGAAACACTGCGCGCCTACTTCCCGATCGACAAGGTGCTGGGCGGCCTGTTCGCCATCGTGCAAAAACTGTACGGCATTGAAATCGCCGAGCAGAAAGGCTTCGACACCTGGCATCCGGACGTGCGCCTGTTCGAAATCAAAGAGAACGGTCAGCACGTGGGCCGCTTCTTCTTCGATCTATATGCCCGCGCCAATAAGCGTGGCGGTGCGTGGATGGATGGCGCTCGTGACCGTCGTCGCACCCTGGATGGCGTGCTGCAAAGCCCGGTGGCCAATCTGGTCTGCAACTTCACCCCGGCAGACAGCGGCAAACCCGCGCTGCTGACCCATGATGAGGTCACCACTCTGTTCCACGAATTCGGTCACGGCCTGCACCACCTGCTGACTCGCGTAGAACACGCGGGCGCATCGGGCATTAACGGTGTTGCTTGGGACGCGGTCGAGTTGCCAAGCCAGTTCATGGAAAACTGGTGCTGGGAGCCTGAAGGCTTGGCGCTGATTTCCGGTCACTACGAGAGCGGCGAACCACTGCCTCAGGACCTGCTGGAAAAAATGCTCGCTGCGAAGAACTTCCAGTCCGGTCTGATGATGATTCGCCAGATTGAGTTTTCGCTGTTCGACTTCGAGCTGCACGCCACCCATGGCGACGGCCGCACGACGCTGCAGGTGCTTGAAGGCGTGCGAGATGAAGTTTCGGTCATGCGTCCACCTGCCTACAACCGCTTCCCCAACAGCTTTGCGCACATTTTTGCAGGTGGTTATGCCGCGGGCTATTACAGCTACAAGTGGGCAGAAGTGCTGTCGGCGGATGCGTTCTCCAAGTTTGAAGAAGATGGCGTACTCAACGAAGAAACCGGACGTGCTTTCCGTGAAGCCATCCTGGCGCGTGGCGGTTCGCAAGCGCCGATGGTGCTGTTCGTTGACTTCCGCGGACGTGAGCCTTCAATTGACGCACTCTTGCGCCATTCAGGCTTGAGTGAGGACGCCGCAGCATGA
- a CDS encoding gamma carbonic anhydrase family protein codes for MAIRTFNGHTPLLGERAFVDHSAVVIGDVELGVDSSVWPLTVIRGDMHRIRIGARTSVQDGSVLHITHAGPFNPDGFPCLIGDEVTIGHKVMLHGCTVGNRILIGMGSTIMDGAVIEDEVIIGAGSLVPPGKRLESGFLYVGRPVKQIRPLTEKEIAFFPYSASNYVKLKDQHLVEGFDQPC; via the coding sequence GTGGCAATTCGAACGTTCAACGGCCATACGCCGCTTTTGGGTGAGCGGGCATTTGTCGACCACTCGGCGGTGGTCATCGGCGATGTAGAACTGGGCGTCGACAGCTCAGTCTGGCCGCTGACAGTGATTCGCGGCGACATGCACCGCATCCGCATCGGCGCACGTACCAGCGTTCAGGACGGTAGCGTGTTGCACATCACCCATGCCGGTCCTTTTAATCCCGACGGCTTTCCGTGCCTGATCGGCGACGAAGTGACCATTGGTCATAAAGTGATGTTGCACGGCTGCACAGTCGGTAACCGGATCCTCATCGGCATGGGCAGCACGATCATGGACGGCGCAGTCATTGAGGACGAAGTGATCATCGGCGCCGGCAGTCTGGTGCCGCCTGGCAAACGTCTGGAGAGCGGTTTTTTGTATGTAGGCCGTCCGGTGAAGCAGATACGTCCGCTGACCGAAAAAGAAATCGCGTTCTTCCCTTACAGCGCCAGCAATTACGTGAAGCTCAAAGACCAGCATTTGGTCGAAGGCTTTGACCAGCCCTGCTGA
- a CDS encoding HAD family hydrolase produces MHYQNILFDLDGTLTDPREGITRSIQFALSKLGIEEPDITALEHFIGPPLLQQFMRSYNFDEAKAWEAVGFYRERFKVTGLYENLVFDGVFELLETLSDQGRNLFIATSKPWVFAQEIARHFDFARHFKLIYGSELDGTRTDKVELIRHVLDEEELDPQQTLMIGDRKHDLIGGKRNGLDVAAVGYGFGSREELTAEAPTYHFDTLKELHEAFLKTS; encoded by the coding sequence ATGCACTACCAAAACATCCTGTTCGACCTGGACGGCACGCTGACCGACCCACGCGAAGGCATCACCCGCTCTATTCAGTTCGCATTGAGCAAACTGGGCATCGAGGAACCCGATATCACGGCGTTGGAGCACTTTATCGGCCCGCCACTGTTGCAACAGTTCATGCGTTCTTACAACTTCGACGAAGCGAAAGCGTGGGAAGCGGTGGGCTTCTACCGCGAGCGTTTCAAGGTCACCGGGCTGTACGAAAACCTGGTATTTGATGGTGTATTTGAACTGCTGGAAACCCTGTCGGATCAGGGCCGCAACTTGTTTATCGCGACCTCAAAGCCGTGGGTCTTTGCTCAGGAGATTGCCCGGCATTTTGACTTCGCACGTCACTTCAAACTGATCTACGGCAGCGAGCTGGACGGCACCCGCACCGACAAGGTCGAGCTGATTCGCCACGTGCTGGATGAGGAAGAACTCGACCCGCAGCAGACGCTGATGATCGGCGACCGAAAGCATGATTTGATTGGCGGCAAGCGCAATGGGCTGGACGTAGCGGCGGTGGGCTATGGTTTTGGCAGTCGTGAAGAGCTGACAGCCGAGGCACCGACGTACCACTTCGATACCCTGAAAGAGCTGCATGAGGCATTCCTCAAAACCTCATGA
- a CDS encoding aminopeptidase — MNSFNLSRWQAGLPGFLLPAVLMLLGGCSSVSYYSQLAQGQLQLLHAREPVADVIADSGRDPALRERLTQAQKARDFASEHLHLPDNQSYRLYADIGRPYVVWNVFATGEFSLDPVTHCFPIAGCVAYRGYYNQGAARGEAALQKLDGKDVYVSGVEAYSTLGWFNDPIISSMMNWGSERLMTLIFHELAHQRFYVKDDSEFNESYANFVEQEGTRQWRAARGLPPQTLSESQRRDQFTQLVLDARDRLKLLYAQPLSPELMRERKVGEFARLRADYRQMRDTQWAGDTRYDAWINAPMNNARLLPFGLYDQWVPAFAALFKQVGGDWMAFYQAVEKLGGLPKDERKAALEQLMARA; from the coding sequence ATGAATTCATTCAATCTTTCCCGTTGGCAGGCTGGCTTGCCGGGCTTCCTCTTGCCGGCCGTGCTCATGTTGCTTGGCGGCTGCTCCAGCGTGTCGTATTACAGCCAGTTGGCGCAGGGTCAGTTGCAGTTGCTCCACGCGCGTGAGCCTGTTGCCGACGTCATTGCCGATTCGGGTCGCGATCCCGCATTGCGCGAACGTTTGACGCAGGCGCAGAAGGCACGGGACTTTGCCAGCGAACACCTGCATTTGCCTGACAATCAGAGCTACCGGCTTTACGCCGACATTGGCCGTCCGTATGTAGTGTGGAACGTGTTTGCCACTGGCGAGTTTTCTCTGGACCCCGTCACCCATTGCTTCCCCATCGCTGGCTGCGTGGCCTATCGCGGTTACTACAACCAAGGCGCGGCTCGTGGCGAAGCGGCGCTGCAAAAGCTCGACGGCAAAGACGTTTACGTCAGCGGCGTCGAGGCCTACTCCACACTGGGGTGGTTCAACGATCCCATCATCAGTTCGATGATGAATTGGGGCAGCGAGCGGCTGATGACGCTGATTTTTCATGAGCTGGCGCATCAGCGGTTCTACGTAAAGGACGACAGCGAATTCAATGAGTCCTACGCCAACTTTGTCGAGCAGGAAGGTACTCGTCAGTGGAGGGCCGCGCGAGGTTTGCCTCCGCAGACTCTCTCGGAATCGCAGCGCCGGGATCAATTCACGCAGTTGGTGCTCGATGCGCGCGACCGCCTGAAACTGCTGTATGCGCAACCGCTTTCCCCTGAGTTAATGCGCGAGCGCAAGGTTGGGGAGTTCGCGCGATTGCGCGCCGATTATCGGCAGATGCGCGATACGCAATGGGCTGGCGACACGCGATATGACGCGTGGATCAACGCCCCGATGAACAACGCGCGGCTGCTGCCGTTTGGTCTTTATGACCAGTGGGTGCCAGCGTTTGCCGCGCTGTTCAAGCAGGTGGGCGGTGATTGGATGGCGTTTTATCAGGCGGTCGAAAAGCTGGGCGGGCTGCCCAAGGATGAACGCAAGGCGGCGTTGGAGCAGTTGATGGCTCGGGCCTGA
- a CDS encoding PA0061/PA0062 family lipoprotein, with the protein MRPLPLIVALGLLGGCASPLPPVDPQQAWIDLHTFTGKLVMADKLDGKRTEDGRYFQVTPGRHELQVRYDYEYAAGGLGLSMDIYNETTCYVTVRYDNFEAGRRYRLEVRDIANSIDAELKDEQRKVLAEESDVFCMPW; encoded by the coding sequence ATGCGCCCGCTTCCCTTAATCGTTGCACTTGGATTGCTTGGCGGTTGTGCAAGCCCACTGCCACCGGTAGATCCGCAACAGGCCTGGATTGACCTGCACACCTTCACCGGCAAACTGGTGATGGCCGACAAGCTGGACGGCAAGCGGACCGAAGACGGTCGGTACTTTCAGGTAACCCCTGGAAGGCACGAGCTGCAAGTGCGCTACGACTACGAATACGCGGCAGGCGGGCTTGGGTTGTCGATGGACATCTACAACGAAACTACCTGCTACGTGACTGTCCGTTACGACAACTTCGAAGCTGGCCGTCGCTATCGACTCGAAGTCCGCGACATCGCCAACAGTATCGACGCAGAGCTCAAAGATGAGCAGCGCAAGGTGCTGGCTGAAGAAAGCGACGTGTTTTGTATGCCTTGGTAA
- a CDS encoding DUF1161 domain-containing protein, protein MNRIALALIATALCGNVFAAPKPCEELKTEIEAKIQAQNVSSYTLEIVRNDEVQDQNMVVGTCENGTKKVIYQNNGR, encoded by the coding sequence ATGAACCGCATCGCGTTAGCCCTTATCGCCACAGCACTCTGCGGCAATGTCTTTGCAGCGCCCAAGCCCTGTGAAGAGCTGAAGACCGAGATCGAAGCAAAAATCCAGGCGCAGAACGTGAGTTCCTACACGCTGGAGATCGTCCGGAACGACGAAGTACAAGATCAGAACATGGTCGTCGGGACGTGCGAAAACGGGACGAAGAAGGTCATCTACCAGAACAATGGTCGTTGA
- a CDS encoding OsmC family protein: MSIVKKASAHWEGDLKTGIGSISTETGVLREAPYGFKARFEGGKGTNPEELIGAAHAGCFSMALSMILGGENLKADSIDTTADVTLDEVEGGFAITAVHLTLKAKVPGATQEQFDKLTAMAKEGCPVSKVLNAKITLDATLLS; this comes from the coding sequence ATGAGCATCGTCAAGAAAGCATCCGCCCATTGGGAAGGTGACCTCAAAACCGGTATCGGCAGCATCTCTACTGAAACTGGCGTACTGCGCGAAGCACCGTACGGCTTCAAGGCTCGCTTTGAAGGCGGCAAAGGCACCAACCCTGAAGAATTGATCGGCGCTGCCCACGCAGGCTGTTTCTCCATGGCACTGTCCATGATCCTCGGTGGCGAAAACCTGAAAGCCGACAGCATCGACACCACCGCTGATGTCACTCTGGATGAAGTCGAAGGCGGCTTCGCAATCACTGCCGTCCACCTGACCCTGAAGGCCAAAGTGCCCGGAGCAACTCAGGAGCAGTTCGACAAACTGACCGCCATGGCCAAAGAAGGCTGCCCGGTATCCAAGGTGCTGAACGCAAAAATCACTCTGGACGCAACGCTGCTGAGCTAA
- a CDS encoding LLM class flavin-dependent oxidoreductase — MKRLADVKISVLDLVPVREDKGPADSLRKSLDLAQHAEKWGYNRFWVAEHHNMDGIASSATSVLLAYLAGGTSTIRVGSGGVMLPNHAPLVIAEQFGTLASLYPGRIDLGLGRAPGSDQMTARALRRERSGSADDFPDDVAELMAYLGPRQPHQRVVAVPGTDTNVPVWLLGSSLFSAQLAGERGLPYAFASHFAPRFMHEAIRVYRNHFKPSATLDKPYVMLGVPLSAADTDERADYLVTSVYQRILALMRGQTLMQRPPVESMNGLWLPHEREAVMDFLGLAMVGGPEKIRARLEVLLEQTDADELIFTCDMYEHADRLRSYEILAQVAKG, encoded by the coding sequence ATGAAACGACTAGCCGATGTAAAGATTTCCGTGCTCGATCTGGTGCCGGTTCGTGAGGACAAAGGCCCGGCCGACTCGCTGCGCAAGTCTCTGGACCTTGCCCAGCACGCCGAGAAATGGGGCTACAACCGTTTCTGGGTCGCCGAGCACCACAACATGGACGGCATCGCCAGCTCCGCCACCTCGGTGTTGCTGGCCTATCTGGCAGGCGGCACTTCAACGATACGCGTCGGATCTGGTGGCGTGATGCTGCCTAACCATGCGCCTCTGGTGATTGCAGAACAGTTCGGCACTCTCGCCAGCTTGTATCCCGGCCGTATCGACCTCGGCCTGGGCCGTGCGCCGGGATCTGATCAGATGACCGCTCGCGCACTGCGGCGTGAGCGCTCCGGCAGTGCTGATGACTTCCCTGATGACGTTGCCGAGCTGATGGCCTACCTCGGCCCGCGCCAGCCTCATCAGCGGGTGGTTGCCGTGCCAGGCACTGACACCAATGTTCCGGTCTGGTTGCTGGGTTCGAGTCTTTTCAGTGCACAACTGGCTGGCGAACGTGGCCTGCCCTATGCATTTGCATCGCACTTTGCCCCGCGCTTCATGCACGAGGCGATTCGCGTTTACCGCAATCATTTCAAACCTTCCGCAACGCTGGACAAGCCCTACGTTATGTTGGGCGTGCCATTGTCTGCCGCCGACACCGATGAACGCGCGGACTATCTGGTGACGTCTGTGTACCAGCGGATCCTTGCGCTGATGCGCGGGCAGACACTGATGCAGCGCCCCCCGGTTGAGTCCATGAACGGATTGTGGCTGCCCCACGAGCGCGAAGCGGTGATGGACTTCCTGGGCCTTGCGATGGTGGGCGGTCCCGAGAAAATTCGCGCGCGGCTGGAAGTGCTGCTTGAGCAGACTGACGCCGATGAGCTGATTTTCACCTGCGATATGTATGAGCACGCAGACCGGTTGCGCTCTTACGAAATTCTCGCCCAGGTTGCGAAAGGCTAA
- a CDS encoding DUF1161 domain-containing protein: MKKFILAVGLLSIAGTTMAAGKSCDDVKAEIDAKVKANGATSYTLEAVDKGAAADGKVVGTCEGGSKEIVYKRG; encoded by the coding sequence ATGAAGAAGTTTATTTTGGCGGTAGGTTTGTTGAGTATTGCTGGCACCACCATGGCGGCTGGCAAGTCTTGTGATGATGTGAAAGCTGAGATCGACGCCAAGGTCAAAGCGAATGGCGCCACCTCGTACACCCTGGAAGCCGTCGATAAAGGCGCAGCTGCTGACGGTAAAGTGGTCGGTACCTGTGAAGGCGGCTCCAAGGAAATCGTGTACAAGCGCGGCTGA
- a CDS encoding dodecin gives MSEHTYKMLELVGSSTTTVEDAINNALAEAGKSVRHMDWFEVLETRGHIENNKVAHFQVTLKVGFRIDKS, from the coding sequence ATGTCTGAACACACTTACAAAATGCTCGAACTGGTCGGCTCGTCGACCACCACCGTCGAAGATGCAATCAACAACGCACTCGCTGAGGCGGGTAAGAGCGTTCGGCATATGGACTGGTTTGAGGTGCTGGAAACGCGCGGCCATATCGAGAACAACAAAGTGGCGCACTTTCAGGTGACACTCAAAGTCGGCTTCCGCATCGACAAGAGCTGA
- a CDS encoding DUF883 family protein — MPFTSSRKASLQSMEAEIESLLKSLESLKSDASDESRKTLKNLKANAESALSHSRSLLSDVYEDVKVKTRETSVATRDYAQEHPWTTAGVAVGAVGLLAAYLLFKRGN, encoded by the coding sequence ATGCCATTCACGTCATCCCGTAAAGCGTCGTTGCAAAGCATGGAAGCCGAGATCGAGAGCCTGCTCAAGTCGCTTGAGAGCTTAAAATCAGACGCTTCTGACGAGTCGCGCAAGACATTGAAAAACCTCAAAGCAAACGCCGAAAGCGCGCTGAGCCATTCGCGCAGCCTGCTGAGCGATGTCTACGAAGACGTCAAAGTGAAGACCCGTGAAACCAGCGTCGCCACCCGTGACTACGCACAAGAACATCCTTGGACTACAGCTGGTGTAGCTGTGGGCGCGGTTGGTCTGCTCGCCGCTTACCTGCTTTTCAAACGCGGCAACTGA
- a CDS encoding LysR family transcriptional regulator, with protein sequence MSRDLPPLNALRAFEAAARLSSVSQAAEQLHVTHGAVSRQLKVLEEHLGVSLFSKDGRGLKLTDAGIRLRDASGEAFDRLRSVCAELARGSDDAPFVLGCSGSLLARWFIPRLGRLNADLPDLRLHLSAGEGDLDPRRPGLDALLVFAEPPWPADMQVFELVSERIGPVMSPRFSGFEQLSNAPVQALLDQSLLQTTSRPQAWPSWATQNGIDPGALHFGQGFEHLYYLLEAAVAGLGIAIAPEPLVADDLKAGRLTAPWGFSETPAQLALWVPKRAADGRAQQLAQWLKSELGR encoded by the coding sequence ATGAGCCGAGACCTTCCCCCTCTTAATGCCCTGCGTGCCTTTGAAGCCGCTGCTCGTCTGAGCAGTGTCAGTCAGGCAGCGGAGCAGCTGCACGTTACCCATGGGGCTGTCAGCCGACAGCTGAAAGTGCTCGAAGAACACCTCGGCGTGAGTTTGTTCAGCAAAGATGGCCGTGGCCTCAAACTCACAGATGCTGGCATTCGCCTGCGGGACGCCAGCGGTGAGGCCTTTGATCGACTCCGCAGTGTCTGCGCCGAACTGGCCAGAGGCAGCGACGACGCGCCTTTTGTACTGGGTTGCTCGGGCAGTCTGCTCGCGCGCTGGTTCATTCCCCGTCTGGGACGTCTGAATGCTGATCTGCCTGACTTGCGTCTGCACCTTTCGGCGGGAGAAGGAGATCTGGATCCGCGGCGTCCGGGACTGGATGCATTGCTGGTTTTTGCTGAGCCGCCCTGGCCTGCTGACATGCAGGTGTTCGAGTTGGTGAGCGAGCGGATCGGGCCGGTGATGAGCCCGCGCTTCAGCGGCTTCGAACAACTGAGCAATGCGCCTGTGCAGGCGTTGCTTGATCAATCCCTATTGCAGACCACTTCCCGCCCACAGGCTTGGCCAAGTTGGGCAACGCAGAACGGAATAGACCCCGGCGCCCTACATTTTGGACAAGGATTCGAGCATCTTTACTACTTGCTGGAAGCCGCCGTCGCAGGGTTGGGTATCGCCATCGCCCCTGAACCGCTGGTGGCCGATGATTTGAAGGCAGGACGCCTGACTGCGCCGTGGGGTTTCAGCGAAACCCCGGCGCAGCTAGCGCTATGGGTGCCCAAACGTGCCGCAGACGGGCGTGCTCAGCAATTGGCGCAGTGGCTCAAAAGCGAGCTTGGACGTTAG
- the trpB gene encoding tryptophan synthase subunit beta, which produces MSQTQTQYRTGPDAKGMFGMFGGRYVAETLMPLILDLNREYEAAKIDPSFLKDMAYFQRDYVGRPNPLYFAERLTEHCGGAKIYFKREELNHTGAHKINNCIGQVLLAVRMGKKRIIAETGAGMHGVATATVAARFGLKCVIYMGTTDIDRQQANVYRMRLLGAEIIPVVAGTGTLKDAMNEALRDWVTNVDSTFYMIGTVAGPHPYPAMVRDFQAVIGKETREQMLAQEGRMPDSLVACVGGGSNAMGLFHPFLDDTSVEIIGVEAAGHGIATGKHAASLNGGVPGVLHGNRTFLLQDDDGQITDAHSISAGLDYPGIGPEHAWLHEIGRVQYTSVTDDEALAAFHQCCLLEGIIPALETAHALAEAVKRAPSLPKDHLMVINLSGRGDKDMQTVMHHLDLSKQEKH; this is translated from the coding sequence ATGAGCCAGACCCAGACTCAATATCGCACCGGTCCTGACGCTAAAGGCATGTTCGGCATGTTCGGCGGTCGTTACGTGGCTGAAACCCTGATGCCGCTGATTCTTGATCTGAATCGCGAATATGAAGCGGCCAAGATCGATCCTTCCTTCCTCAAGGATATGGCGTACTTTCAGCGCGACTACGTTGGCCGTCCAAACCCTCTGTATTTCGCTGAGCGCCTGACCGAACACTGCGGCGGCGCCAAGATCTACTTCAAGCGCGAAGAGCTCAACCACACCGGCGCGCACAAAATTAACAACTGCATCGGCCAGGTGCTGCTGGCGGTGCGCATGGGCAAAAAGCGCATCATCGCTGAGACTGGCGCGGGCATGCACGGCGTTGCCACTGCGACCGTGGCAGCACGGTTCGGCCTGAAATGTGTGATCTACATGGGCACCACCGACATTGATCGCCAACAGGCAAACGTGTATCGCATGCGCTTGCTGGGCGCTGAAATCATCCCCGTGGTTGCCGGCACCGGCACGCTCAAGGATGCGATGAACGAGGCATTGCGTGACTGGGTGACCAACGTCGACAGCACGTTCTACATGATCGGCACAGTTGCCGGCCCGCACCCTTATCCTGCGATGGTGCGTGATTTCCAGGCTGTTATCGGCAAGGAAACCCGCGAGCAGATGCTGGCTCAGGAAGGCCGTATGCCCGACTCACTGGTGGCGTGCGTCGGTGGCGGCTCCAACGCCATGGGCCTGTTCCACCCATTTCTTGATGACACCAGCGTTGAGATCATCGGCGTGGAAGCGGCCGGTCACGGCATCGCAACCGGTAAGCATGCCGCCAGCCTGAACGGCGGCGTACCGGGCGTGCTGCACGGCAATCGTACCTTCCTGCTGCAGGACGACGACGGGCAGATAACCGACGCCCATTCGATTTCTGCCGGTCTGGATTATCCGGGCATCGGCCCCGAGCACGCCTGGTTGCATGAGATCGGTCGCGTTCAGTACACCTCTGTTACCGACGACGAGGCCCTCGCTGCGTTCCATCAGTGCTGCCTGCTGGAAGGGATCATTCCCGCGCTGGAAACCGCGCACGCACTGGCCGAAGCGGTCAAACGCGCGCCTTCGCTGCCAAAGGATCACTTGATGGTGATCAACTTGTCTGGTCGCGGCGACAAGGACATGCAAACCGTGATGCATCACCTGGATCTGTCCAAGCAGGAGAAACACTGA
- the trpA gene encoding tryptophan synthase subunit alpha produces the protein MSRLQTRFAELKQQNRAALVTFITGGDPDYDTSLAILRGLPKHGADVIELGMPFTDPMADGPAIQLANIRALTAKQNLAKTLQMVSDFRVEDSTTPLVLMGYYNPIHAYGIERFIAAASEAGVDGLIVVDLPPEHNDELCEPAQAAGLDFIRLTTPTTDDVRLPTVLNGSSGFVYYVSVAGVTGAGAATTEHVKEAIERLRRHTDLPISVGFGIRTPEQAAAIARLADGVVVGSALIDQIAGAKSSDDAITGVLTLCSALSEGVRKARIS, from the coding sequence ATGAGCCGCCTGCAAACACGCTTTGCTGAATTGAAACAACAGAACCGTGCTGCGCTGGTGACGTTCATCACCGGTGGCGATCCGGACTACGACACCTCGCTGGCGATCCTCAGGGGTCTGCCAAAACATGGCGCGGATGTCATCGAGCTGGGCATGCCGTTCACCGACCCGATGGCCGATGGTCCGGCCATCCAGCTGGCCAACATTCGTGCGCTGACCGCCAAGCAGAATCTGGCGAAAACACTGCAGATGGTCAGCGATTTTCGTGTCGAGGACAGCACTACGCCGCTGGTGCTGATGGGTTACTACAATCCGATTCATGCCTACGGCATCGAGCGATTCATCGCCGCCGCCAGTGAAGCGGGTGTGGACGGTCTTATCGTGGTCGATCTGCCTCCCGAGCATAACGATGAACTGTGCGAACCGGCGCAGGCCGCAGGTCTGGATTTCATCCGCCTGACCACGCCGACGACTGACGATGTACGGCTGCCGACGGTGCTCAATGGCAGCTCGGGTTTTGTGTACTACGTCTCCGTCGCTGGCGTGACCGGTGCTGGCGCTGCGACCACCGAGCACGTGAAAGAAGCGATCGAACGTCTGCGTCGTCATACAGATTTGCCGATCAGTGTCGGCTTTGGTATTCGTACTCCGGAGCAAGCGGCCGCCATCGCGCGGTTGGCAGACGGTGTGGTCGTCGGCTCGGCGCTGATCGATCAGATCGCTGGTGCCAAGTCTTCCGACGATGCAATTACCGGTGTGCTGACACTTTGCTCGGCGTTGTCTGAAGGCGTACGCAAGGCACGCATCAGCTGA